DNA from Chryseomicrobium sp. FSL W7-1435:
CGACTGCACTTGCTGCCACTGTTGGTACAGGTAATATCGTCGGTGTGGCGACTGCCATCGTACTTGGTGGACCTGGAGCAGTATTCTGGATGTGGCTATCTGCTATCTTCGGAATGGCGACAAAATATGGAGAAGCTGTACTAGCAGTAAAATACCGTGTGAAAGGTCCAAACGGTGAAATGGCTGGTGGACCAATGTACTACTTAGAGCATGGCTTGAAACAAAAATGGTTAGCTGTGATGTTTGCCATATTCGGAGCGCTTGCTGCTTTTGGAATCGGAAACGGTACACAGTCCAACTCCGTTGCGAATGTTGTAAATAGTACATTCGGTGTGCCAAACTGGATTACTGGACTTATACTAATGATTTTCGCAGCACTTGTTATCATTGGTGGTATTAAGTCAATCGGTAAAGTAACGGCAGTGTTTGTACCAGTTATGGCTATCTTCTATGTCTTCGGCGGTTTATTAATTATGGTACTCAATATTACTGAAGTACCTGGTGCTGTTATGACTATCATTGAAATGGCATTCTCAACTGAAGCCGCTGCTGGTGGAGCCATCGGTGCTGCAATTCGTTATGGTGTGGCTCGTGGAGTATTCTCGAATGAGGCCGGATTAGGATCAGCTCCAATCGCTGCTGCTGCCGCGAAAACTGACCTACCAGGTAGACAAGGTCTAATTTCAATGACACAGGTTTTCTTCGATACAATTATTATCTGTTCAATCACAGGTATTACAATTGTTATGTCAGGACTTTACACAACTACTGATAGTGACGGTGCTGGTACTCTTACATCTGGCGCTTTTGAATATTTCTTAGGTGATGTTGGACCGATCATTGTTGCAGTTGGACTAATTTTCTTCGCTTCTTCTACAATTCTAGGATGGGCGTATTATGGAGAAAAATGTTTCCAGTATCTATTCAAGAATCCATCTTTATTGATTGTTTACCGTATCCTGTTCATTGCTATGGTATTCGTCGGTTCAGTTATCTCACTTGATTTGATCTGGACATTCTCAGATGTTGCTAACGGTATGATGGCCATTCCTAACTTAATTGGATTACTTGGTCTGTCAGGTGTTATCGCTTATGAAACAAAATTAATTCGCGCAAAACTGAAAGAAGAAAAAGCACAAGCATAGTCTATTGACAACCTGCGTGTAGCGTGGAATGATAGATGGATGAACGAGAAAGGCGGTATCCTATGGATCTCACTCAACCATCAAAAGAAAATGTTACATTTATGATTAATGCAATTAAAGATAAACTGCGTATGGTCAATGTGGATGCAATGAAAGCAGAAGATTTTACAGCTTCCGCTTATGACGATTTGTGTTACTTGTATGAAATGGTGTCACGTCGTGATACTTTTAGTCCAAGTGAAATGCAGGCCATTGCTTCTGAGCTAGGAAATTTACGCAATTAAAAAAACAGACGACCTTTTGCGAGGCCGCCTGTTTTTTATTTTGCTGAAAATGCTTGAGCGATTTGTGCACCTACACGGGCATTGTTCATAACAAGTGCTATGTTTGCCTCGAGAGACTTTCCATCTGTCAGTTCTTTCACTTTCCCTAACAAGAAAGGTGTAACGTCTTTCCCCTTCACACCTTGTTGTTCTGCTTGCATTAAAGCTTCTTCGATTAGTGCTGTAATTTCCGATTCTTCTAAAGAAGATTCCTCTGGAATTGGATTTGCAATGACCGCTCCACCTTTTAGACCGATTCCCCATTTCATATGAAGCATTTCTGCTACTTGTTGTGGCGTATCTAAACGGAAGTTTGATTGGAATTGACTAGTCGCTGAATAGAATGCTGGAAATGCATCTGTTCCGTATCCGACAACTGGTACTCCTTTTGTTTCTAAGTATTCTAGCGTCAGGCCAATATCTAAAATTGATTTCGCTCCTGCACAGATGACGGCAACATTCGTTTGAGAAAGTTCTTCAAGATCTGCTGAGATATCCATAGTTGATTCGGCTCCACGGTGGACACCACCAATGCCTCCTGTGACAAATACAGAAATTCCTGCTAGCTCTGCGCAAATCATCGTTGTTGCGACCGTCGTAGCTCCTAGCTCTTTCGAAGCGAGTACGTACGCTAAATCGCGTCGTGAAGTTTTACGCACAGTTTTGCTAGTAGCAAGTAGCTCTAGATCCTCATCCGTTAATCCGATTTTAATGCGTCCGTCTAATAATGCAATAGTTGCTGGAACTGCACCGTTTTCGCGAATGACTTGCTCGACTTCTTTTGCCATTTTTACATTTTCAGGGTACGGCATTCCATGGGAGATGATAGTTGATTCAAGTGCAACGATTGGTTGGCCTGCCTCCAAAGCTTGTTGAACCTCAGTTGTGTAATCTAATAAATGTTTCATGTTAGTTCCTCCGTTTCTAATTTTAAACGTTCTGCTGTTAATTCAGGTCTTACTGTATAAGTTGATTCAAGTGTTTTGGACGCATTCATTAGACCTGCTTTTAATGAACTGACACTATCTTTAGTTTGCAGCCACATATGAAGTGTTGCAGCCACAAAGGAGTCCCCTGCCCCTGTCACATCTTTTATTTCATGAACTGGGATGGCTTGCATCTTAACCAGTGTGCCTGCTTCACTAGCAGATATGCCATTACCACCGTCTGTAATGACTGTTTGACTAAATCCTCGAGCTTGCAGAGCTTTGTGAGCACGTTCTAACTGTTCATCTGAGTCGATCACAATCCCAGTAGTTATCTCAGCTTCTCCCTTGTTACAAATTATCCATTCAGCTGTTAGCGGTGACTCGGGTAGATTTTTCATTTTTGGTGCTGAGACAGGTACAATCGCGACGGGTACTGAATAGCGTGAACTTAATTGCAAGATCGCTTGAATAGCCTCTTGTTTCACATTTAAATCAATTACGACCAGACTAGCTGTCCTAAAAAGTTTCTCATGTGATACGACCCACTCAGCCGTTAACAGCTCATAAATTTCCATATCAGCAAGTGCTAGTTGCATCTCACCAGTTTGATCTAAAATGGCAGTGTAGGTACCTGTTCTTTCATTTTCACTGCGCAATGAGTATTCAAGATCTGCCCATTCATGCGTTTTTTCATATAAAAATTCCCATTCTAAGTCCTTGCCTGCTGCACTTAGTAATTTCACATCATGCCCAAGGCGTCCTAAATTTTCAGCAATATTGCGTGCAACTCCCCCTGCCGTCTGATAGCTTGTAACTGGGTTGGAAGTTTGAAAGACAAGCTCATTTTTCACAATCATCTTGCGGTCAATATTCATTCCCCCAAAAACAAGGACTGCATTGGATTCAGAAAGTACGTAAGCCCTCCCTTTAATTGCTCCGGCTTTTGTTAATCCTGAAATAAGATTTGCGATAGAAGGTCTAGAGAGTTCAAGTTGTGCAGCTAACTCCTGTTGGCTAGAATAGGGATTCTTTTTTAATAAAGATAGTAACTGCATTTCTTTTTCCGTATACATTGCTTCACCACCTTTTTAAACATTTGTTTATATATTAAACTTTTGTTTACAAAATTGCAAGAGTTTAATTTAATTTAAAACGCTTCGTTGCATTTATTCGACTTTTCCTGCTATTCTAAATAAGTAAAGCTTAAAGGAGGAAATTTCATGTCGACATTTGCTAAATATGTAGAAAATTATGCAGCTCTTGCAGTTGAAATAGGCGTCAATATTCAACCTGGTCAGTATTTGTATATTGCCGCTTCAACGGATACATTAGAGTTCACACGTGCTGTTACGAAAAAAGCCTATGAAGTTGGTGCTAAACAAGTATTTGTTGACCTAACCGATGATCAACTAGGTCGCATTCGCTATGAAAATGCTCCAGAAGATTCGTTTGACTTCTTCCCTGAATGGAAGGTCATGGAGCGCGAGCAACTGGCTGAAAAAGGTGCAGCGTTTATGAATATAGTTTCCCAAAGCCCTGACCTATTAAAAGGAATTGATTCAACACGAATTGCTACCTTCCAAAAAACAGCTGGAAAAGCTTTGTCAAAATATCGTCAATATGTACAATCAGATAAAATTAGCTGGACCGTCATTGCGGCTCCATCTGCAGGTTGGGCAGCAAAAGTATTCCCTGATGCAGCTCCTGAAAAACAACTTGAGCTTCTATGGGAGGCTATTTTTAAGGCAGTACGCGCAGATTTAGCAGATCCAGTTCAAGCATGGGCGGATCATGACAAAACTTTACATGAAAAAGTGGATTACTTAAATGACAAGAAATACACTAGCCTTCACTATACCGCTCCAGGAACAGACTTAACTATCGAGCTTCCAAAGGGTCATTTATGGGCTGGTGCTAGCAGCACGAATGAAAAAGGCGATAGCTTTATGGCTAACATGCCTACAGAAGAAGTATTCACTGTCCCTCACAAAAATGGCGTGAATGGATATGTTTCTAGCACAAAGCCTTTAAGCTATGGCGGAAATATTATTGATGAATTTACCCTTACATTTGAAAATGGTCGCATCACTAAAGTGGAAGCAAAAGAAGGGCAAGAAGTATTAACGAAGTTAGTAGAGACAGACGAAGGCTCTCATCGTCTTGGTGAAGTGGCGTTAGTTCCGCATGACTCACCAATTTCAAACTCTAATATCCTTTTCTATAACACTCTATTTGATGAGAATGCTTCAAATCACTTAGCTATAGGTTCAGCTTATGCTTTTTGCCTTGAAGGCGGAAAAACAATGTCACAAGAAGAACTTTCAAAGCACGGTCTAAACGACAGTATCACGCATGTCGATTTCATGATTGGATCAGCTGAAATGTCCATTGATGGTATTTTAGAGGACGGTAGTCGTGAGCCGATTTTCCGTGCTGGAAACTGGGCATTCTAGTCTGTTCACATTTGTGCCCTACCTTTTTTATTCAATATCATGTATACTACATGTAGAATCTCAGAAGAGGTGAAAATCATGGGTATTTTTTTAGCAACGGTTTTTGGTTTTCTTACTGTAATGGGAATCGCTGGTTCAGTTATGATGTATTACTTCGCTACAGCGATGAACTCCCACGATGCAGATAAAATCGATCCACGACCAGAGCATTACTAAAAGAGCTGATTTTCAGCTCTTTTTTTCATGTCATGAACTTTCTTTTTGTTTACATTTTGGTAACAAAGCATTTACGTGATGATGAATTTCCCACACTATATCCTCATTTTCTGCCCGCCTCCCCTGTCTTTCCTCCTTTTTTTTCATGCAATCATTGAAATATACTAGATTTTACCAAGTGTCATTATTATTTCCTTCTTATATAATTAGTACGTCTTAGAAAGAGGAGGATGTCGCTATGTTTCAAAGTACACAAATTGGAATTGACCTAGGAACTGCCAACACATTAGTTTATTCAACTACTAAAGGAATAATTTTAAATGAACCCACTGTAGTGGCTATCGATAAAAATACAGGAGCTATTATTGCATTTGGAGAGAGAGCTAAAAAAATGATTGGCAAAACCCCCCAATCCATTGAAATCGTTCGTCCATTGAAAGAAGGAGTAATTGCTGATTTCGAACGAACCACTGAACTTTTGAAGTTAATCATGCAACAAGCTAGTAAGAAGTTAGGAACGCCTCTACGCAAACCAACTGTTGCTATCTGCACGCCCTCTGGAGCTACTTCAGTGGAGCGACGTGCGATTGAAGATGCCGTTAGACAAAGTGGAGCAAAGGAAGTTTATTTAATTGAAGAACCCGTGGCCGCTGCTATTGGATCTGACCTACCCGTTCATGAACCTGTTGCCAGTATGATTGTGGACATTGGCGGTGGAACAACTGAAGTAGGAATCATCTCATTTGGTGGAGTGGTGGCTTCTAATACAACAAAAGCAGCAGGAGACAGCATGAATGAGGCAATTATCTTACATGTTCGTAAAGAATATAATGTTTTAATCGGAGAACCAACTGCTGAGCATATTAAACATGAAATTGGCCATGCACTTGTTCCGCATGAGGTAGAACAATTAGCTGTAACCGGTCGCGATGTTGTAACAGGATTACCAAAGTCTATTACACTCTCCTCAATTGAAATCCAGGAAGTGTTACGTGAATCCTTAGAAACAATCTTAGAGACGATTCGTGCCACTCTTGAAGTTTGTCCACCTGAATTATCAGGAGATATCGTTGATCATGGGGTTGTATTAACAGGCGGAGGCGCTTTACTAAAAAATATTGGAGAATGGTTAAGTACGGTTATAGACGTTCCCGTTCACATAGCACCTGAGCCTCTTCACGCTGTTGTAATTGGAACAGGTAAAACAGTCATGCCAAAATTTAAACGTGTAAAAGCAGCAAAATAGTTCGCCAATCACTCCCTTCATATAGTAAACTAAATAACTAGAAGGGAGTGTTTTTTATGTCTAATTTACATGAAATTTTAGCTTACAATGAAAGCTTCGTTCACAACAAAAATTATGAACCTTTTGCTACAACTAAGTTTCCCGATAAAAAAATGGTCATTCTCTCTTGTATGGACACTCGACTTGTCGAATTGCTTCCCAAGTCCATGAACATTCAAAATGGCGATGTTAAAATCGTAAAAAGTGCAGGGGCTATTATCAATCACCCATTTGGGGGAATTATGCGTAGTTTGTTAGTCGCTGTGTATGCCCTGCAAGCTGAAGAAATCTTTGTCATCGGTCACCATGATTGCGGTATGGCTGCCATTGATCCAGATGCCATGATATCTTCGATGATTGAGCGAGGTGTAGATCCGAAAACGGTCGACATTTTAACCAATGCTGGAGTGAATGTGCATGACTGGTTAGAAGGATTTGATAATGTGAAAGATAGTGTTCAGCATAGTGTGGATATGATTAAAAATCACCCGCTTGTTTTACCTTCGATAAAAGTACATGGTTTAATAATTGATCCAGCAACTGGACGTTTAGACCTCGTACACGATGGAACAGTCGTATAATTTAATGCTTAGTCTGGAACAGAAGCCAGATTATTTAGTTCATTAAATTAGTTTCTAAAGAATCTACAAATTTGCGTTGAGTTCCGTTCCGGGACTGCGTTCCGTTGGCGCGCCGTGAGCCTCCTCGTCGCAAAACTCCTGCGGGGTCTCACGTTTCGACTTTTGATCCCACTGGAGTCAGCCCCTCCACTCCACTCAACTTTGCCATTAATTAAGTTTTATAAATATGCTTTATTCCAGTCCAGAGCAAAAAAGACTCGTCAGGTAGACGAGTCTTTTGCATGTAATCGGTCTGTAAAATCAGATTTTGTTTGTGCAAATAAGAGGTGATCCATCCATTGCCCATTGATGTACAAAAGTTGATTTAAATAGCCTTCTTCGTAAAAACCGGATTTTGATAATAAGTAAACAGAGGGTTCATTGTAAGGCGACACATAGGCTTCTACACGATTTAACTGCACTTGAGTAAAGGCAAATGCAGTCACTAAAGCTATAGCTTCTTTAGCATATCCCTTGCCTACTTGCTGTTGATCAACCGCATACCCAATCATCCCACTTAAAAAAGGTAATCGTTTAATACTGTACAAAGAGATGGTACCCACTAATTGATGGGTACCTTTTTCGTAAATACCAAAACTGTATTCTCTTTGTTCTTTCAATAACTTGATGGACTCTCGGATTTTTTCCCGCTGCACAACAGTAGTATAGTAAGACTCTCTGTGAAGAGGTTCAAACCTTCCCCAAAAATCTTTGTTCTGACTAACAAGCTGCGCAAGTGGAGCTGCATCTGCCATCTGAAATGTCTTGCAGACACACTGCTGCCCTTCTAACCGTATCAAGCCCACCCCTCCTTATTACACGAGACTTAAGAATTCCTCAACGTCTGCATGACAAAGAGCGATTCCTTTTGCCCAGAAATCTTTTTTCGTGATATCTTCATTTAAATGCTTTTTAGCCAAATCTTCAACTGACATGACCGCTGTATCACGAAGAAGCGCCATATATTTCTCTTCAAATGCAGAACCTTCTTCTTTTGCTTTTGCATAGATAGACAAACTGAACAGGTAACCAAACGTGTATGGGAAGTTATAGAATGGAACGCCTGTAATATAGAAATGAAGCTTCGTAGCCCAGAAGTGAGGATGCGTATCTGCAAGTGCACCTGCATAGGCCTCTTCTTGAGCTTCTGCCATCAATTCATTCAGTCTACTACTCGACACTACACCTTTCTTACGCTCCTCATAGAAGCGAGTCTCAAATAAGAATCGTGAGTGAATGTTCATGAAGAACGCTACACTGCGTTGAATTTTATCTTCAAGCAAAGCTGCTTTCTCTTCTTTAGATGTTGCTTCAGCTACTGCTGCATCTGCAACAATCATCTCAGCAAAAGTAGAAGCCGTTTCAGCAACGCCCATTGCGTATTGTCGATTTAACCAATGAACAGGACGTAGTGCATACGTATGGAACGCATGGCCTAGCTCATGTGCTAATGTGGATACATTCGACATAGATCCACTATACGTCATAAAAATACGTGATTCTTGAGAAACTGGCATTCCTGTACAGAAACCGCCTGGACGTTTATTGTCGCGATCTTCTGCCTCAATCCAGCCATTTTCAAATGCATGACGCGAGAACGATTCAAGCTCAGGTCCAAAGTTTTTAAAGTGTTTTAAAATGAACTCTGCACCTTGTTGATAGTCCATAGTTTTAGCAGATTCTCCAATAGGAGCATCCATATCATGCCAATGAATTTTCTCCGTACCAAGTAGTTCAGCTTTTTTTGTTAAATACTTCACAAATGGTTGTTTCCCGTCCGTAATAGCACCCCACATAGCATCCAACGTTTCTTGGCTCATGCGATTAATCGCTAACGGTTCTTCTAAAACATCGTTCCAACCACGTTTTTTATAGACAGCAAGGCGATACCCAGCTAAATGATTCAAGGTCTTAGCGAAGAACTCCTCTTTTTCTGTAAAGGCTTGTTCAAGGGCTTGTTTCACAGATTTACGTACTTCAGGGTTTTCGTGAGAATAGAGATTGCTAGCTTGACCGATTGAAAGTTTCTTTTCTGTTCCTTCAACGTTTACCGTAACTTTCATATCTGCAATTAAGAGATCATAGAGCTGTCCCCAGCCTTGATAGCCATCGACTCCTAATGAAGTAATTAAAGCCTCTTCTTGTTGTGATAATTTTTTAGCTGCTTTTTCACGCCATTCATTAAGTATAAATTCAAACTCATGAAGAAGTTCAGAAGCCAACAATTGTTGCCATACGGCATCATCTGTCTTAGACCATTTTTGTTGAATCGTCATTAAAATAGTGCCAAGACGAGCACCTAGGCTACTGACTTGCCCTTGTAACAGATTGGCTTTTTTATCTGTCGTATCTTGCGCCAGGAAACAACCAATAGTTGCACCCGCTTCTGATAAATTCGTAGCGACGTCTTTCAATTGCTCTATTAGTGCGCGCATTGCTTCTGCTTCTTGGTCAGATTTTGGCGTCTCCAAAGAAGTAAGTTGTGCTTCAAACGCTTCTATTTTTTGTTCAACTTGTTCCAGGTGAGTTGCCAGTTGAGGCGAGTCAGATCCTCCTGGAAAGAATGTGTCTAAGTCCCACACGAGTGGATATGTAGCTGTTGTCATTGTCATTCCCCTTTCATTTCGTCTCCCTAAGTATATCATGAAACGCCACAATATTCTCAACATTTCAATCATTCATGATTGTTCACAAAGGGTTCGATTCTCAATTCCGGAAAAGACAGGTATACTATTACTATTGAAAAGGAGGGGTTGTTATTTTACAAGTTATTCTAATGGGAATCGCCCTCGCAGCTACGGTTGCGGTTAATGCTCTAGCTAACATACTTCCTATTAATGGCCAGACGACTGGAGAAATTTCAAATCGCTTGCCAGTTCTTTTCACACCAGCAGGCTATGTATTTTCTATTTGGGGTGTCATTTACATCCTTTTAGCAGTTTGGATCGGCTACATTGCTTATCGACATGTAAAAGGAACAACACCTAGTTGGAAACGGACAGGATTGTTTATTGCTAGTTGTCTATTCAACTGTGCCTGGATTCTTACATGGCATTATGAATATTTTCTCTGGACGTTAGTCATGATGATAGGTTTAGTTGCAGTACTTGCATTTCTTTATAGCTCTTATCCTCGTAAAGGCTCTGACTGGCGCGAAAGAGGCCCACTTTCTGTTTACTTGGGATGGGTATGCGTTGCTTTAGTGGC
Protein-coding regions in this window:
- a CDS encoding sodium:alanine symporter family protein, giving the protein MDAIYNVLGAISDVVWGPPLLALIVGTGIYLTFRLGLIQILMLPAALKQTFSRKHDKNAEGDISQFQALTTALAATVGTGNIVGVATAIVLGGPGAVFWMWLSAIFGMATKYGEAVLAVKYRVKGPNGEMAGGPMYYLEHGLKQKWLAVMFAIFGALAAFGIGNGTQSNSVANVVNSTFGVPNWITGLILMIFAALVIIGGIKSIGKVTAVFVPVMAIFYVFGGLLIMVLNITEVPGAVMTIIEMAFSTEAAAGGAIGAAIRYGVARGVFSNEAGLGSAPIAAAAAKTDLPGRQGLISMTQVFFDTIIICSITGITIVMSGLYTTTDSDGAGTLTSGAFEYFLGDVGPIIVAVGLIFFASSTILGWAYYGEKCFQYLFKNPSLLIVYRILFIAMVFVGSVISLDLIWTFSDVANGMMAIPNLIGLLGLSGVIAYETKLIRAKLKEEKAQA
- a CDS encoding DUF1128 domain-containing protein; this encodes MDLTQPSKENVTFMINAIKDKLRMVNVDAMKAEDFTASAYDDLCYLYEMVSRRDTFSPSEMQAIASELGNLRN
- a CDS encoding pseudouridine-5'-phosphate glycosidase gives rise to the protein MKHLLDYTTEVQQALEAGQPIVALESTIISHGMPYPENVKMAKEVEQVIRENGAVPATIALLDGRIKIGLTDEDLELLATSKTVRKTSRRDLAYVLASKELGATTVATTMICAELAGISVFVTGGIGGVHRGAESTMDISADLEELSQTNVAVICAGAKSILDIGLTLEYLETKGVPVVGYGTDAFPAFYSATSQFQSNFRLDTPQQVAEMLHMKWGIGLKGGAVIANPIPEESSLEESEITALIEEALMQAEQQGVKGKDVTPFLLGKVKELTDGKSLEANIALVMNNARVGAQIAQAFSAK
- a CDS encoding PfkB family carbohydrate kinase, which translates into the protein MYTEKEMQLLSLLKKNPYSSQQELAAQLELSRPSIANLISGLTKAGAIKGRAYVLSESNAVLVFGGMNIDRKMIVKNELVFQTSNPVTSYQTAGGVARNIAENLGRLGHDVKLLSAAGKDLEWEFLYEKTHEWADLEYSLRSENERTGTYTAILDQTGEMQLALADMEIYELLTAEWVVSHEKLFRTASLVVIDLNVKQEAIQAILQLSSRYSVPVAIVPVSAPKMKNLPESPLTAEWIICNKGEAEITTGIVIDSDEQLERAHKALQARGFSQTVITDGGNGISASEAGTLVKMQAIPVHEIKDVTGAGDSFVAATLHMWLQTKDSVSSLKAGLMNASKTLESTYTVRPELTAERLKLETEELT
- a CDS encoding aminopeptidase, which gives rise to MSTFAKYVENYAALAVEIGVNIQPGQYLYIAASTDTLEFTRAVTKKAYEVGAKQVFVDLTDDQLGRIRYENAPEDSFDFFPEWKVMEREQLAEKGAAFMNIVSQSPDLLKGIDSTRIATFQKTAGKALSKYRQYVQSDKISWTVIAAPSAGWAAKVFPDAAPEKQLELLWEAIFKAVRADLADPVQAWADHDKTLHEKVDYLNDKKYTSLHYTAPGTDLTIELPKGHLWAGASSTNEKGDSFMANMPTEEVFTVPHKNGVNGYVSSTKPLSYGGNIIDEFTLTFENGRITKVEAKEGQEVLTKLVETDEGSHRLGEVALVPHDSPISNSNILFYNTLFDENASNHLAIGSAYAFCLEGGKTMSQEELSKHGLNDSITHVDFMIGSAEMSIDGILEDGSREPIFRAGNWAF
- the mreBH gene encoding rod-share determining protein MreBH, which encodes MFQSTQIGIDLGTANTLVYSTTKGIILNEPTVVAIDKNTGAIIAFGERAKKMIGKTPQSIEIVRPLKEGVIADFERTTELLKLIMQQASKKLGTPLRKPTVAICTPSGATSVERRAIEDAVRQSGAKEVYLIEEPVAAAIGSDLPVHEPVASMIVDIGGGTTEVGIISFGGVVASNTTKAAGDSMNEAIILHVRKEYNVLIGEPTAEHIKHEIGHALVPHEVEQLAVTGRDVVTGLPKSITLSSIEIQEVLRESLETILETIRATLEVCPPELSGDIVDHGVVLTGGGALLKNIGEWLSTVIDVPVHIAPEPLHAVVIGTGKTVMPKFKRVKAAK
- a CDS encoding carbonic anhydrase; the encoded protein is MSNLHEILAYNESFVHNKNYEPFATTKFPDKKMVILSCMDTRLVELLPKSMNIQNGDVKIVKSAGAIINHPFGGIMRSLLVAVYALQAEEIFVIGHHDCGMAAIDPDAMISSMIERGVDPKTVDILTNAGVNVHDWLEGFDNVKDSVQHSVDMIKNHPLVLPSIKVHGLIIDPATGRLDLVHDGTVV
- a CDS encoding GNAT family protein codes for the protein MGLIRLEGQQCVCKTFQMADAAPLAQLVSQNKDFWGRFEPLHRESYYTTVVQREKIRESIKLLKEQREYSFGIYEKGTHQLVGTISLYSIKRLPFLSGMIGYAVDQQQVGKGYAKEAIALVTAFAFTQVQLNRVEAYVSPYNEPSVYLLSKSGFYEEGYLNQLLYINGQWMDHLLFAQTKSDFTDRLHAKDSST
- a CDS encoding M3 family oligoendopeptidase; amino-acid sequence: MTTATYPLVWDLDTFFPGGSDSPQLATHLEQVEQKIEAFEAQLTSLETPKSDQEAEAMRALIEQLKDVATNLSEAGATIGCFLAQDTTDKKANLLQGQVSSLGARLGTILMTIQQKWSKTDDAVWQQLLASELLHEFEFILNEWREKAAKKLSQQEEALITSLGVDGYQGWGQLYDLLIADMKVTVNVEGTEKKLSIGQASNLYSHENPEVRKSVKQALEQAFTEKEEFFAKTLNHLAGYRLAVYKKRGWNDVLEEPLAINRMSQETLDAMWGAITDGKQPFVKYLTKKAELLGTEKIHWHDMDAPIGESAKTMDYQQGAEFILKHFKNFGPELESFSRHAFENGWIEAEDRDNKRPGGFCTGMPVSQESRIFMTYSGSMSNVSTLAHELGHAFHTYALRPVHWLNRQYAMGVAETASTFAEMIVADAAVAEATSKEEKAALLEDKIQRSVAFFMNIHSRFLFETRFYEERKKGVVSSSRLNELMAEAQEEAYAGALADTHPHFWATKLHFYITGVPFYNFPYTFGYLFSLSIYAKAKEEGSAFEEKYMALLRDTAVMSVEDLAKKHLNEDITKKDFWAKGIALCHADVEEFLSLV
- a CDS encoding TspO/MBR family protein, yielding MGIALAATVAVNALANILPINGQTTGEISNRLPVLFTPAGYVFSIWGVIYILLAVWIGYIAYRHVKGTTPSWKRTGLFIASCLFNCAWILTWHYEYFLWTLVMMIGLVAVLAFLYSSYPRKGSDWRERGPLSVYLGWVCVALVANISYVLTYLEWDGFGLSDQLWTVGVLTFATALALHFRYHYYDRIMQLVFIWAFIGIAVRLGFDELLVSAAALFLSSVILAGIFYLNKPLRTTRG